One Phyllopteryx taeniolatus isolate TA_2022b chromosome 12, UOR_Ptae_1.2, whole genome shotgun sequence genomic window, GAGGTGGTAGCCAAAGTGGATGACGTAATCATCAACTACGTGTGTCTGCTGAAAGCCGCCGAGGCGTCTTTGGTCAGCTCCCCAGAAGACCCAAGTGTGAAGGCACTGATGCATCACTCTGCCAACATGTCTGCCATCATAGACACACTAATCCACGTAATGACAACACTGtgcaacaaataatgtatccaaATTATTGATTTTAAAGCCATAACATAAGAGACATGGGTGTAACTACCAATGTGAACTGCTgtgagaaaaagaaatatattgcCTTGTATACactatattttattaaacaatgtaaaaatattggaatcacagaattttaaaaacatttaagccTTCTAAGATGATGCATACAGACCTCCACCCAAGTATTTAATAGTATATAATAAGAAATATTGAAATGATATATTGGTTGTATTAAAGACTTCTCATAGTTATGTTGTTttgtaaaaactaaaaataccTAATATGTTGGAGAAATACTCTGTACCTGCTATAGACAAATCATTGCACAggatgtaattaaattaaaataatgcacttttttcatttgattacatGGACACTGTATACACTTTCCTGTCATTTTTGGTCAGCATTATTAAAACTTTAAAATACCTCAAAACAAGACTCCAATGTTTACTTTTGTGTACAACCCCATCACATTGTTCCATTTAATATGCATTTGCACATGCACATTTATAATATATTAGTTTTGTCTGCGGCGTCGCATCTGAATAACACAATGTGAGTGCATGATGAGTTTGTTGATCAATTTGCATTACTCTCACACAAAGTTGCATGGGTAATTTCATAACtatgtaaaataattcatgCTTTTACCATTTACTCTGGCTTGAGTACTGGTGATGCCTTTTGAATTAGTGATGGTGATGGGCTACTTCAGCATGAGTGTGCAGAGTTAAGTGTAAGAGCAGAGAAGCACATTGCATAATGTTAATGCGCCTGGATGAGGGAAAGGGAAAGGGGGAAGGGCTATGATAAGCGGAGGACCTGGGGGagcattttgaatattttacttttgtgcAATCAGAAATGGAAAAGATTAAAAGCCAGTACACTTTAACGATGGTGCTTCATTGAATTCAATTACACGTGTTTGTATTCTGTGTATTTTTGCGTGTAAATATCATTAAATAATCTTGGGAAGGGAAGAAGTTGGagggattttttgttgttgttgttccattTCCAAATATTGTAATCAACCCAGACAGATTTGGGCAGTGGTTAAAACTACGCAGTCATCCACATAGCATTAACTGTGTTAATCCCACGGAAAATCAACAGGCACCCCTTTGTCTGTTTTAAGATAAACTATGAATTTGTAACAAAACGCTAACATTATGATAGTAACATAAGGCCAAGTTACTTTCATAGGCGCTAGAAAGCTTAGCCTGTGAAGCTAACAAGGTTAGCCTATTGCTTTTTAAGCGAATGGCTTATTAATTATTGTCATAGTAAAAAGAGAGTCAGCCATTGAAAACTGTTTTGTTACTTAATATCATTGTTTCGTTCATCAGGCGATCAGTTGGTTTACTTTTGtctatttcattttcccatgCGGGTGGATCAGAAATGTACAAACGAGTATaagaaaagtatattttttaacaaaaatagttatctaattgagaaaaaaagttgtaatgtcttatggtgttgtatttattttattatttcttaatgttgcattttttttttagataattaCATTAGTCTTTAGAAAAAGGGATAATAATACTACAACTCCTTGAAATTTTACaagcaaataaattatttcaaaagtgaatttaaaaattccCCCAAACACATCTGAGTCAAGCAGTCCCTCATCTCTCTCAGACTTGGCATACAATTCCAAACTGATAGTCCTTTCTGTACAATCAACAGGTAACATAACTGATGAATAAATGAGCATTACTGGATGATGACCCAGCATGCTTAGCACTCCATATCTGTGGGCTTCTTTCTTCAGAACATAGACAAACAGTGAGACAAACTAATTATATCAGGTGTTGGTGCCAAAAgacaatttcattatttttttaaacatcccagTATAAATTGACAAGATACTCCACATTGTTCATCTTAACGCATGCAAAAAACTGCTCTTCTGATATCCTTCTTTACAGTATCGTTTTGGCCACTCATTATATACAGAGACTGAACATGCCAACGTCAGACAAACTTATTCTTCTTTTGAATAAGACCATGCAAGTGTGTCTATGATTGAAGATTTCTTTGTCAGCACTGTCTGCTCatgaagttttaaaaaaacttctCATCATCTAAGCGTACCCATAGTTGAGGCAACCATGACATAAAAAATGTCAATTGAGCAAATCATGTCAAACAGTTCAATATGAAAAGGGACAATTGCATATGCGTGTGATAATAGGGAAGTGACACTGGGGAAACAGTCTAAGGTCAGGCACCTGGAACTTTCATCTCTCATTGATTTTTGCAACTCAAAGAAATCTCTTGCAGGCATCATGTTTTTGTATCTGGTGAGTAGCGTTTATTCTTCCTTTTGCTCTGTACAACGTTTGGAATTATAAGTAGTGGCAAGTCAGGTGGATCAGTTGGACCgacatatttactgtatactcACCTCACAAAGGTTCCTCCTTTATAAAACTAAAATTGctgagttttgattgacactgtgcGAGAGATACTAATTTAGCAATGTTTCTTGTTGTTACTGTAGTTCATAGgcgtgtagaactgcactgcatcataacaAGAgcgttttctaatattttgaatatCTATTCATCTAAAATGTGAGAGACGAAATATTACTAACTTTTCTCATGCTTCACAATGAGAAAGTTACCAACGCAAAACCTTTATTGACTGCAttcaaaaatgtatgtaaaagtgTAGTTATAGTGTAGTATGTGCATAATATGTCACCATATATACACAAGAATCATCAGATAAAACTCAAATATTAGATAGACGTCATTAGATAATGCGGTACCAAATAAAGTGGCCCCTAACCCTCCCATTGGTACAAATTTTTTTCTGATAACTTCGTGTGTTTCCGTACAGATGTGTGTTGCACTGCAAGGACTTTTCTACTGTCCTTATAAAAGTGCGGCTATCACTTCGTACCCCAAAACTCTGCCATGCGATGTGAGTGAGGTCGACAATGGGAGCGTGGTGCTCGTGGACTGCAGCGCAAGAGACCTCAAAGACGTTCCGTATGGCATTCCAAGAGACACAACCAACCTGACGCTCACCATCAACCATATTCCCAAATTGAACGCCACCTCCTTTGGCAACTTAGAGAACCTGACTGAACTTAACATGAAGTGCAACTGCGTGCCCATTAAAATCGGATCCAAAGACCACATCTGCACCAAGAGTTTGATGATAGAGGAAAATACGTTTGGTAGCCTTAAGAAACTACGAGCACTCTATTTAGATGGAAACCAACTTAGCAGCATACCTAAAGGACTGCCTTCCAATCTTATCCTGTTGAGCTTAGAAGTCAATCACATCTATCAAATTTCTCACAAAAATTTGTCTACAATCAAAAGTGTCGAAAAGCTCTACCTTGGTCAAAACTGCTACTATCGAAATCCATGCAACGTTTCCTATCAAATCGAAGATGGCGCCTTTTCACAGCTTCACAATTTAACTCTGTTGTCTCTGAAGTCAAACAATTTATCTTTTATTCCACATGAACTGCCTACAAGTCTGAAGGAGTTGTATCTATACAACAATAACATTGAGGAGGTCACggacaatgatttaaaaaaccTAACGAACTTGGAGATTCTTGAGTTAAGTGGAAACTGTCCACGGTGTTACAATGTTCCTTTCCCATGCACCCCTTGCCCGAATGAGTCCCCGCTTCGAATTAGCAGGTCAGCTTTTAGAATGTTGACTAAACTAAGGGTTCTCCGTCTGCACAGTAACTCTTTGAGAACTGTGATGGCTGAATGGTTCCAGGGTACAAGAGAGCTGAGAGTCCTTGATCTTTCGTCAAACATTTTAGCCGGGGATATAGGAATTACAGAGTTCCCACATTTTCTGAGCAAACTGGAAATACTGGACCTTTCCTTTAACTATGAACTACAGCGATATCCCCAAACTCTAACTTTGAGCAAACATTTTTCCAAGCTCAAGTCCCTTAAGGCCCTTCATATAAAAGGCTTTGTCTTTCAGCATCTGAAACTCGAGAGCATTGCTCCATTAAAGCCTCTGCTAAATTTAGAAGTCATAGACTTGGGTACAAACTTTATTAAAATGGCAAACCTTAGTATTTTAATGGGTTTGCCAAGTTATAAAATGGTCAGTCTCTCTGACAACAAAATATCGGCCTCACCTGAAGGGCAAAATGATATTGAAGGAGAGGGGAGGCCATTGCTCTGGTCTCACATGCTTTTTGACTACCAAAATAAGGAACTGCGAGAAATGCAGTACTTCCGATATGATGAAGAAGCGCGCAGCTGCAGATATAAAGATAAAGAATTTGGAGTTGCTAAATCATTTGCCCAAAGGGAATGCACTAAGTTTGGAAAAACCCTGGATATAAGCAggaataacattttctttttgcatgcATCATTTTTAAATCTATCCGAGCTGCGGTGCCTTAATCTGTCAGGAAATGCAATGAGCCAAAGTCTGAATGGTTCAGAATTTAGCTACCTGACTCATTTACAATATTTAGACTTCTCATTTAATCGTCTAGACTTGCACTACGCAACTGCCTTTCAAGAGCTGAAAAATCTCGTAATCCTTGATATCAGCTACAACGACCATTATTTTGAATCCGAGGGCCTCACTCACATGCTGAACTTCACAAAGAACCTGAAGAAACTCAAGACACTTCGCATGAACCACAACAAGATTTCTACTTCGACAAACACTGAGATGGAGAGTGACTCTTTGGAGAGACTTGAATTCAGAAATAACCGACTGGATATGTTGTGGAGAGACGGGGACACCAGATTTGTCAATTACTTTAAGAAACTGTTTAACCTGAAGGTACTTGACATCTCTCAGAACAACCTCAATTTTATCCCACATCAAGTGTTCAGCGGTCTGCCAGACAAGTTGTCTGAGCTCTACATAAAAAACAACAGATTGAAATTGTTTCCATGGTCAAAACTAAAACTTTTACCATCACTGCAAGTCTTGGATCTTAGTGGCAACAGTTTATCCACTGTTCCAAGCATCCTCTCAAAGTGTACCAAATCTCTCAAGAAGCTCATCTTGCAGCAAAACCAAATCCTGACCCTCACCCCACATTTCCTCCAGGATGCGCATAACTTCACATATTTGGATGTTAGTTTTAATCACATACGAACCATTGAGAAATCTAGCTTTCCAGATGATGTTgtcaatcaaatggaaaaactaCTTTTGCACAAAAACGATTTTGTGTGCTCGTGCAACGTTACTTCTTTTGTCACGTGGCTCAACAGCACCAAGGTGCCCATCCCCAAACTGGCCACGGATGTGACCTGTGCCTCCCCAGAGACACAACGAGGTCATGCCGTGATCTCGGTTGACCTCCTGGGTTGTCAACACAATGACTTGTCAATCATTCTCTACATGGTCAACGCTTCTCTGGTCCTGAGCTTCCTCATCCTGTGCATCTCCAGTCATCTCTTCCTGTGGGATGTCTGGTACATCTACCACTTCTGCCAGGCCAAGCTCAAGGGCTATGGTCGCTTATACTCCCAGACTGCTCTCTATGACGCCTTTGTATTGTATGACAAAGAAGATCCTGCCGTGTTGGAGTGGCTTACAAAGGAAATGTGTGTCCATCTGGAGGAACGAGGAGATCGCCGGCTAACTTTGTGTCTGGAGGAGCGAGACTGGATTCCTGGCTATCCGCTGATCGACAACCTCTCCCAGAGCATCCACAAGAGCAAGAGGACGGTGTTCATTCTCaccaataaatacattaaaagcgGAAACTTCAAGACTGCTTTCTACATGGCCCACCAAAGgttaatggatgaaaaaaatgacgTTATCGTGCTGATCCTCTTGGAGAAAGTGCCTTGCAATTCCAAGTACCTCAGACTGCGGAAAAGGCTGTATAAACGCTCCATTCTCGAGTGGCCAACAAACCCTCAAGCTCAGCCATACTTCTGGTTCAGCGTGAAAAGCGTTTTAGCCACTGAAAGCCACAAGCAATACAACAACCTCTTTAAGGAGACACTGTAAAATAAACTAGTATGACCAGTATCACTCTGCAAACACCTTCCTGCTACCTCTCCATTACATTCATTTGTATGTGTCTTCAATGTGTGATAAGTTCAATGttcttttacttctttttttttttttaatttacacagtggttaacttctcttAAGTTccgaatgttaaaatgttacttaagacATTTCCAGTACATTTGATCAAGGTTATATTTATGTCGCTTTTCATTACTTCTTTTAAGAAACTTGGAAGTCAATCAGCTTCATGGAATTGACTGTGCTGGACTTAagatgttccactgtactgtatatgcattttAATGGAAGCTTCGAAAAGCCAGTCTGAACCCACCATTCTCGAGTAGCAAACAGCCCGTACAGCTTAGTCCTACTTCTAGTTTTATTTTAGCCACCGAATGCCACAAGCAATATAACTACTTCTTTGAAGAGATGCTGTAAAATAGACCAGTAGAGTTCTCTACACATATACAAGGGTTTTTAGTTTACTGTGTGAATGTTCTaagattaaaatacaaataaaacaacattgatGTAACATGAAAGCTTCTTTTTCTGTGTAAAAAGCAGGCATAATGCACATCTCAtttgttcaacattttatgaaaCAAGGAAGTTATGCTCTAATGCACTTCTGCAATTCTTTTTCTACTTCTGTCCCAGAACTTAATGCAGGAGACCATCTGAGCTTTGCACCTGTTTGATTAGGGGGGGGTTATCGacagaatacaataaatacaaaagaagAGTTGAGAATTGTTTACTTGTGATTCCCGGCTTAATAATCTAACAAAGCATTTGGGAATCCAAAGGAATCAGTGACGCAGCCGCAATGGTGAGTGTCACCGTTGCAAACTTCTCTCgatacattttcaagctttaaaCGTTTCCTTAAAACTACGCAGGCAGAAACCTTTGTGAATGCCTTTGTTTATATTAACTATTGTAGACCTTTGTGTAATAAATCTTGGCATAAGGGCCACATGCATCTGTTACTGTGCTCAGAACTGAGGAGCTCCGGCTAAAACGAGTCAGAAGTTGTAGTTAGTCATTCCCTACCACGCGTGATACCGCTTACACcataattgtcaaaatgaaggCGAGGGGGCGAGGTTCGACCCACCACATCTTTTTATGTCGCCCAGCAAAGCAAATAAAGTCAACTTTGTTTCTTGCTGATTGGatttgtttctttattatttgctgaaaatctctGCCAAATTTTTAAATCTTCTTCAATTTTAACAGacatttcaagcatttttttgtttttaccaaatcCCCTTCTTAACATAAGCTTAACAGCAGTTGTATacttaaatattttgttgtcacTATTTCCCATGATGTGGggaaaaataagtttgacacccctgatttacacAAACTCAAAAAGGTGTCCCATAGGGATTGAAGGGATTGCAGAGGGGAAAGAAAGGAAAGGGATAATATTAAGtgtacttttaaaaacattttaaagttatggggcaaaataagacatttactcAATGGATCGTGTACAACTTTGAAGCTTCCACTGTGCATTATGATAGTAGTGTCCATTTATGCTGCACTTGCTATATGTGTGCTAGCACTGCCACTCCGGTTCAAGGGGATacactgtacttttattttaaaatgtttgtttaaggcttagaattttaaaatgcaagttaaatgaattttttgaaTTTGAACATTACTTTTCTTGTTTCCTCATTTAACTATGTGATGAGCcatcatgaattattattactgAGAAGTTAATAACAAAGACGAAACACAACGGCAAACACTACTGCTATCTTCTGGATACATTTGGTACTACACAAACAGTTGCCCTGGTGAGGATATATATAAGGTGAGGAATGAGTTCAAAATATTTGACTGActtaattttgttgttcatctaCAGGCTGCCAAATGTTGGGTGCACTTGCTCCTGctctttgcttgtttttgtccAGTTGCGAGCAAACCTGAATGGATGTTACCTCAGTTCCCTTGTGATGTCAGGGCCCAGAATATCTCAGCAGTCATATTTGACTGCCAAAGGCGTAGACTGCAAAAAATACCACATGGGATAACAAGTAacgcaacagtgctgaacttatCAGAAAATCAAATCAAGCATATTAAATCTAATATATTTTCAGGCCTACTGAATCTCACTAAAATCAACCTGAGCTGGGCAAATCAAAAGCAATCAGTGAAGATTGATGACAATACGTTCAGAAACTTGACCAAGCTGCGTGTGCTGGAGCTGAATGGCAACTGCCTGACTGCACTGCCTGTCCCCCTCCCTCTTGGTTTGATTGACCTCGAGCtaaacagcaacaacattttGTCTTTGGATAACAGCAGCCTCATTGGACTCCCAAATGTGACAAAACTATGGCTATCCAAGAATTGCTACTACTGGAATCCCTGCGGGACAAATATGAACATCGCGGAAGGCAGTTTTGCGCCAATGACCAAACTACTGAATTTGGACTTGTCCTTTAACAACCTAACCAAAGTTCCCAAAGGACTCCCCTCATCATTGAACACGCTGGAGCTGGCGTCCAATCAAATCCAGGACATATCTGAATGTGATTTTCGTGGCATGGAACAACTGAAAGTCCTCAAGCTACAAGGGAACTGTCCGAGATGTCAAAACGCTCCCTATCCTTGTGTTTCCTGTAAAAACGAGTCTCTTGCCATTCATGTGAACGCCTTTAATGATCTAATACAGCTACAAAGTCTGAGTTTGGCAGGAAACTCACTGACCAACATAAACCCATCCTGGTTCAAGAACCTATCCCAACTTAAAGAGctgttcatttcatttaacTTCTTAGAAACAGTAATTACCGGGGACGCTACATTTCTTACACATATTCCGAAACTTGAAAAAATTGATGTCTCCTTCAACTTTTTACTAAAGATCTATCCCCAAACATTAAAACTTTCCAAGTATTTCTCACATCTAGTGTCACTCAGAATTTTGCATATGGCGGGTTTAGTCTTCCAGGAAATTGGAACGGACACACTTCAACCTCTTTACGACCTTAAAAACCTGTCTGCACTAAACTTGGGGACCAACTttatcattcatttcaattccaGCATAATGGGCAAATTTTCAAACCTGAAAATGATATACCTTGCAGAAAACCGTCTATATCCGACTAAGGTGAGAAGTGTGATGCATTCGAATGAGGGATACAATTCGGTTTCAACATTCACAGCCCACCATCCGCAGGACTTTGAGATATCGTACGGCCTTATCAAACAGGAGTGTTACGATTCTGGGCGGGTGCTGAGCCTCAGCTCAAATAATCTGTTCTTCATCTCGCCACAGCAGTTTGAAGGCTACGTCAACATCACATGTCTCAACCTCTCAGGGAATGGATTCTCGTCAGCGCTCAACGGCACAGAGTTCACCTCGATCCCAACACTGACGTATCTAGACTTGTCCTTTAACAAGCTCGATCTGGCCTACGACCATGCCTTCAGTGAGCTAAAGAAATTACAAGTACTGGACATCAGTTACAATTCACACTACTTTCAGGCCTACGGCATAACACATAATCTACACTTTCTACAAAATCTGCCTGTCCTGAGAGTTTTGAATATGAGTCATAACTCTATTTCcacattgacaacaaaacacatgtacagtaaatcattGTCAGAACTACAGTTTCAAAACAACCATTTAGGGAATCTGTGGAAAGAAAGGGATCCGTCATACTTAGCACTTTTCAGCAATTTAACAAATTTGACCATATTAGATATATCCAATAATCGTATCACCAAACTTCCCGACAATGTTTATACGTTTTTTCCCAAAAACCTGACGACATTATGTCTAAGTCACAATTCCCTCTCAGTTTTCAGATGGGACAAGTTAAACCATTTCCTTCACCTTCAAAGTCTGGACCTGAGCTTCAATGTCATATCTGATGTAACGGGTATCAACTTCAATGCCACCAACAAGTTGATCCACCTGGACCTGAGTCATAACAACATCTACCACTTGGATGATGGCTTTTTGAAAGGGGCCAAAAGCCTCACGACTCTTTCCCTTAGCCACAACAAACTGACTGTCATTAATCAATCAACCTTCCAGTTGAGCCCTGAATCTCCAATACAAAAGTTGTTCCTCGGGCAAAACCCATTTCAGTGTACCTGTCACATGTTTGATTTTATTCTGTGGATTGAAACCAGTGGTGTGCACATCCCCCAACTGACCACTGATGTCACATGTGAAGCTCCAGAAAACCAGAAGGGTCGCGCACTCATTTACTTTGACATCAATCAGTGTGTGAATGGCAGTTATGCTTTCTTGCTCTGCTTGTTATCAAGTTCCTTCattattgttttcatgtttgtggTGACGAGTGCTCACTTATTTTACTGGGACGCTTCCTACATTCTACACTATGTGAAAGCTAAACTGATGGGGTACCAATCCCTGAACTCGGGACACAGTGTTTATGACGTCTTTGTGACTTACGACACCAAAGATCCACACGTCTCTGAGTGGGTGATGAGGAACCTCAGGGTGAAGCtggaagaggagggggaaaagCATCTTCCTCTGTGTCTGGAGCAGAGGGACTGGCTTCCTGGAGTGCCACTCATGGATAACCTGCTTCAGAGCATCCGACAGAGCCGCAAGACTATGTTCGTCTTGACGGAGGGCTACGTGAAGACCGGGGTCTTTCGGCTGGCCATGTACCTGGCCCATCAACGGCTGCTGGACGAGAACGTGGATGTGATCGTGCTGCTGATGCTGGAGCCCGTGCTGCAGCACTcgtacttcctgcggctccGTAGGAGACTGTGCGGGAAAAGCGTGGTGGAGTGGCCCAAAACAGCGGCCGCCGAGCCTTGGTTTTGGCAAAACCTGCGAAATGTCATCAGAGTGGACAATCAGGTCATGTACAACAAGACCTACTCCATGTACTTTACCAACAGGTGATGCAGTCCTTCACAGACATCAACTCGTTTCCAACGACAGCGAGCGAATGGTCTATGATGCGTTAATATGAATCCCACTCAAGCACTCGATACGACATGCCCCGATGCAATAGAATTGACTATTGCATCCAGGCGGGATATGCCCTAGCGCATCCAGGTGGGAAGCGCAGGCTTTGCAGATGAAACGAGGCGaccattcaaaatgtgtatcacatttgtacaaaataaaaacaatcatgtttgcTAGGGTTAATGGGATTCATAATGACACCCCCACACTGAAGTAATAAGTGAATACTGCCTTTCCCGCCTGGATGCCGTAGGGCGTGTCCTACCTTGGGATGCAGCaaccaatcatattgcagcagggcGTGTCCCATGCCGACAACTCGGTTGGATTCCTAATAACGCGTCTAAAACTTGTGTGCATCTTTGTAAAGATACTGTGTTGATATCATGCAATTATCCTGAGAATGTTAAGctaattatgttttttattttactatgacACTTAAAAAACAGAATTGCAGTCtcgaaataaatgaaaatacctGTATTTCAAGCCTTTGCCCTTTGCTATATGTCTACATACATAAGTAGAACTAACAAAAGACAATTGATTAGGCAGGTAGGTAGATTAGATAGaaagataaatagatagatagacacagacagacagacagacagacagactggtGCTGTGAATTTACGCCGCCATTACTCCATTCCACCACAAAGCGTCACTGCTGTTGCATTTTCAACTGTCAGAGTTTTTGGGAACCTAAAACGCGGTTCACTTGAGAATAGTTGGACGTGAAACATTTCCTTTCTTGCAACGGGAACTAACACAGACTTAATTAACTTCCGGTGGAAGGAGGAGGGATATACCTACGGATACACAGCTGAGACCTAAAATAAcggttgttttatttattaatgacgactgctataaaataaaatttaaaaatcggTTGGTTTGAGAGAGTGTTGAATCCAGAATTAAAATAGAACCATATgccatttctttaaaaaaaaaaaaaaaaaaaaaggggagggaAGCGCTACGTATTGACGTCATGGCTCATTTGCATActgcatcatatttaaatgGTACTTGCGGAAATGAACGCCACTTCTTCCACTGCCACTCGCCGTGCTTACTTCTGTATCGTGCTACAACTGGTGAgtttactcatttttttttattgaaacgtGTCCATTTTAGATAGCATTTGGTTTCCTTTAGCTCTCATTTTGAACGTTGTTGCGACATCCGTTCTCATTAGAAACCGAAGGAAGGCTACTTTGATCTCAGCTCCATCTTGCAGTAAAGGGTAATAGTCGATGTTAGTGATGTAGAAAAGGAGGCATAAATCTCGAGAGAGCCggggttttttttatattttttttaaataattactaTCCTGTTTATTTGCGTGTGGTCTGCTGGGCTTCGGGAGCATGCTTTGTGTCGCTAGCATAAAGGGCGTTGGTTCCGCATCTGCACATTTCAACTCCCTTTC contains:
- the tlr7 gene encoding toll-like receptor 7 translates to MFLYLMCVALQGLFYCPYKSAAITSYPKTLPCDVSEVDNGSVVLVDCSARDLKDVPYGIPRDTTNLTLTINHIPKLNATSFGNLENLTELNMKCNCVPIKIGSKDHICTKSLMIEENTFGSLKKLRALYLDGNQLSSIPKGLPSNLILLSLEVNHIYQISHKNLSTIKSVEKLYLGQNCYYRNPCNVSYQIEDGAFSQLHNLTLLSLKSNNLSFIPHELPTSLKELYLYNNNIEEVTDNDLKNLTNLEILELSGNCPRCYNVPFPCTPCPNESPLRISRSAFRMLTKLRVLRLHSNSLRTVMAEWFQGTRELRVLDLSSNILAGDIGITEFPHFLSKLEILDLSFNYELQRYPQTLTLSKHFSKLKSLKALHIKGFVFQHLKLESIAPLKPLLNLEVIDLGTNFIKMANLSILMGLPSYKMVSLSDNKISASPEGQNDIEGEGRPLLWSHMLFDYQNKELREMQYFRYDEEARSCRYKDKEFGVAKSFAQRECTKFGKTLDISRNNIFFLHASFLNLSELRCLNLSGNAMSQSLNGSEFSYLTHLQYLDFSFNRLDLHYATAFQELKNLVILDISYNDHYFESEGLTHMLNFTKNLKKLKTLRMNHNKISTSTNTEMESDSLERLEFRNNRLDMLWRDGDTRFVNYFKKLFNLKVLDISQNNLNFIPHQVFSGLPDKLSELYIKNNRLKLFPWSKLKLLPSLQVLDLSGNSLSTVPSILSKCTKSLKKLILQQNQILTLTPHFLQDAHNFTYLDVSFNHIRTIEKSSFPDDVVNQMEKLLLHKNDFVCSCNVTSFVTWLNSTKVPIPKLATDVTCASPETQRGHAVISVDLLGCQHNDLSIILYMVNASLVLSFLILCISSHLFLWDVWYIYHFCQAKLKGYGRLYSQTALYDAFVLYDKEDPAVLEWLTKEMCVHLEERGDRRLTLCLEERDWIPGYPLIDNLSQSIHKSKRTVFILTNKYIKSGNFKTAFYMAHQRLMDEKNDVIVLILLEKVPCNSKYLRLRKRLYKRSILEWPTNPQAQPYFWFSVKSVLATESHKQYNNLFKETL
- the LOC133486813 gene encoding toll-like receptor 8; protein product: MAAKCWVHLLLLFACFCPVASKPEWMLPQFPCDVRAQNISAVIFDCQRRRLQKIPHGITSNATVLNLSENQIKHIKSNIFSGLLNLTKINLSWANQKQSVKIDDNTFRNLTKLRVLELNGNCLTALPVPLPLGLIDLELNSNNILSLDNSSLIGLPNVTKLWLSKNCYYWNPCGTNMNIAEGSFAPMTKLLNLDLSFNNLTKVPKGLPSSLNTLELASNQIQDISECDFRGMEQLKVLKLQGNCPRCQNAPYPCVSCKNESLAIHVNAFNDLIQLQSLSLAGNSLTNINPSWFKNLSQLKELFISFNFLETVITGDATFLTHIPKLEKIDVSFNFLLKIYPQTLKLSKYFSHLVSLRILHMAGLVFQEIGTDTLQPLYDLKNLSALNLGTNFIIHFNSSIMGKFSNLKMIYLAENRLYPTKVRSVMHSNEGYNSVSTFTAHHPQDFEISYGLIKQECYDSGRVLSLSSNNLFFISPQQFEGYVNITCLNLSGNGFSSALNGTEFTSIPTLTYLDLSFNKLDLAYDHAFSELKKLQVLDISYNSHYFQAYGITHNLHFLQNLPVLRVLNMSHNSISTLTTKHMYSKSLSELQFQNNHLGNLWKERDPSYLALFSNLTNLTILDISNNRITKLPDNVYTFFPKNLTTLCLSHNSLSVFRWDKLNHFLHLQSLDLSFNVISDVTGINFNATNKLIHLDLSHNNIYHLDDGFLKGAKSLTTLSLSHNKLTVINQSTFQLSPESPIQKLFLGQNPFQCTCHMFDFILWIETSGVHIPQLTTDVTCEAPENQKGRALIYFDINQCVNGSYAFLLCLLSSSFIIVFMFVVTSAHLFYWDASYILHYVKAKLMGYQSLNSGHSVYDVFVTYDTKDPHVSEWVMRNLRVKLEEEGEKHLPLCLEQRDWLPGVPLMDNLLQSIRQSRKTMFVLTEGYVKTGVFRLAMYLAHQRLLDENVDVIVLLMLEPVLQHSYFLRLRRRLCGKSVVEWPKTAAAEPWFWQNLRNVIRVDNQVMYNKTYSMYFTNR